CGGTATCGCTGGTCTCCGCTGTTTCCAGCACACGTCCCGTTTTTGTGTTTATCTATGCACTGATTATCAGTCGCTTTTCAGAATTGTTGTTAGAGCGCCGGGCAAACAAAGGCATATTGTTATTGAGGTTTATAGCGGTTACCATGATTGCCGGTGGTGTAGCTTTAATCTATCTGACTTGAGAACGGACTTAAAATCTGTGATATATTGTAAATTCATTCCTGGACAGGGAAACCAGGACCGTAGATACGATACCTAACGGTGGTATCGACAGTATCGCAACGACTGAACCGGTAAGGGCTAAGCTCCACGCCTTTCTCTGTATTGCGTAAACTCCACCTATTAAGGGCAACGAGCTCAGAACTGCCAACAATATAGCCATAATTATCAGGACCCCGTGCACCATCCCCGACAACCATATGGGCATCATGTCGGCAATACGAATTATAGACAGAATACCACCGCCAAACGCGGTTAGAAGTCCGATTACAACAAACATCCCGAACAGGTTGATAATCCCGGTAATAATGTTGAGGATTCCGGCTACAATGGGCTTCCAGGTTGCTTCCATTGCTGTTCAGCTTCCGACGATGATAAGAAGCGGGGTGGGGCGGGGATAGATAAAATCTTTCCTATAGCAGCTCACTTATACTTGGTTTCCAGTATTGAATCCTGCAAATTTTTAAATAACTCGCAAACCTTGGCTAACATTGGAACTAAACGTGTTCGATTTAAATCAGGATTTATCAATTGTCTCCTGAACTCCTCGAGGTTTCGCATGATTTCCTCAATGAGCGATGATACCTTTGTGCCTTTTATATTTTTAGAAATCGGAATTATAGCACGGGCTTTATACGCTATATTTGTCAGGTCAAACTTGACTTCACTGATATGTTCTAAAATTAAATCCAGGTTATGACTTTCTTCTATATTGTATTTGATTAAAAGATCATGTATGCTCGTTGACCAATCTACGACATCGCGTAGTGCCTGGTTATGACGCTTGGCTCTTCCTGTCAAAGAATCGAATATATCCGAAAAGGCCTTTAGTCTTTCCATGTTGTTATTATAGCAGATTAAAATAGAAAACTTATCTGTGGAAGCGGATTATGCTAAAGCTTCTGATGTGGCAGCGATTCTGATTGCTCGCCTATTTTAGTACTAAGGTAATAGTGGGAATAGTACTATTGTAATAACCAAAAGTGGCTACTTTCGATTGATTCACCAGAGATTAAAGATTAGAATCAAGTGTATTTAAAAAGTATCAATAGGAGTTGCGCTATGCCAATAGTAATCGACGGAAAAACCTATTATAGAACGGCTGAAGTCTGCCGTATAGCAGGCGTAAGCAAAAGCACTTTTTTCCGATGGCTTCGGCAGGGGTCCTTTATAGACGTCGCCAACTTCGACCGCAGGGGATGGAGACTGTTTACTAAGGAGGATATAAAAAGACTGAAATCTGAAGTTGGTCAGATAAAACCAGTTAAAGAAAAACAGCAAGAGAAAAATAGATGACGATAAAAGCTAAGACTAGAGTATATCGTTTCCTGTATTCATAATGTGTGGCAGGTAGACAGTTAATATGTTTCGAGCTTTGAGAAAAAAACATGTCACGGTAGGTTTATTTATTTCGCTCATCATTGGAGTCGCATTTTGCATGGGTTTCTCCTTCAATTTACTTCACACCCTACAGCAGCGAAGCAGTGACTTCCTCTTTCAGGCGGCAAACCTGCATCAAGGAGCAGAAACGGATGACAAGGTTGTAATTATCAGTGTCGATGATAAAAGCCTGGGACAATTGGGACATTTGTTATCTTGGTCACGGGCTTACCATGCTCGCCTGGTAGATACGCTGGTCAAAGCACAAGCCAGAGTAATCGTTTTTGACCTTCTTTTTGCAGAATCGGCAGTCGGTGATAATGAACTGGCGACTTCTCTCAGAAACGCAACCAATGTTATTCTCCCTGTCATATCCACGCCAACAATGACCATTCCAACCGCGACGCGCCAGATACAACAGTCGGGCAGTTTTGTCAGACCATTGCCAATCTTTGAACAGGGAGCTATTGCCATCGGACACGCTAATGTGGTGCCTGATGCTGATGGGGTGGTAAGAAAATTTCCCATTGCGATCCATGACGGTAGTGATTATGAGCCAGCATTGGCACTGGCAGCGGTGGCCAAATATCTGCGGCGTCCTGAGGTGATGGAATCACCTATTAAGGACAACAGGTTACCTCTGGCTGGTCGGTTTATCCCGGTCACTGATGATGACGAAATGCTTATTAACTACTTGGCCAGTCCACAGAGTGATGGCGGTATAGTGAACTTTCACAGCGTTTCGTTTGTGGATGTACTGAATGAGGAGATTGACCTCGCCTGTTTTCAGGATAAAATTGTCATCATTGGCGCCACCGCCAGCGGTCTTGGGGACAATTTCTGGACACCGATGGGGATAGAAATGAATGGCGTTACCATACATGCCCATGCCATTCACACCATTCTGGCTGGCAATTTTCTCAGGCCCGTTTCGCCAGCAATTACGGTTACCTTAATAATAATATTAGCGCTTCTTTGTGGACTGGCGGTGTTGCACCTGCGGGTAATTACAGCGAGCTTATCAATGTTGTTCCTATGCGTAGCCTATTTTCTAATCGCCTTCTTCTTTTTTGACAATGGCATCGTGCTCAACATGCTGTATCCACCGCTGGCCATTGCTGGCACATTTGTAGGGCTAAATCTTTATAACATCATCTACGAACGTTCTGAAAAACGGGAATTAACGGAAACTTTCGGTCGTTACATATCCCCCCAAGTGGTAGATAAGATACTGACCACTATGAGAGAAGGTGAACTGGAGTTAGGTGGCAAGGAATATGAGGTGACCGTCGCTTTTGCCGATGTTCGTGGTTTCACCAGCATTGCCGAGAATATCCCACCGGAGGAGTTAGTTACGATATTGAATGTGTATCTGTCCGCCGTGATAGAAGCCGTTCTCAACTGCGGGGGCATTATCAATAAATTTGGTGGCGATAGCGTCATGGCCATTTGGAACGCACCGGTAGAGTGTGAGGGACACGCGTTGCTCGCCGTCAAGGCAGCAGTAAACGCCCAATCTGCGATTAGTGGGTTGAAGGAGAAGGAAAAAACTATTGCCAAGATGGAATTTGGCATTGGCATCAATACGGGCACGGCAGTGGCCGGCATTATGGGGTCTGAGGACCGCTTAGAATACTCGGTTGTTGGCGACACGGTGAACACCGCGGCCAGGCTGGCCAGTAGCGCGCCTGGAGGCAAGGTATGGATAGGCAACGGTACATTTGCTGAGGTTGAAGGCCAGATATTGGCAAAGCCATTGAAACCGCTTGTCGTGAGAGGAAAACGCGAACCAATTCAGGCATATGAGGTGCTAGATATAGATAGCAACAAATCCGAGGAGTGAGCGAATCGAACCAGGAATAAATCATGGAAAAAGTGTAACAAAGCATGAAGAATAAACGTAATAATAGTGTTGGGGAAAAGGCTCACGCAACCGGTAAGCCGCTTCCACCCGAGCAAGACAAAGCTATCAGGTTGGTGAAAAGAGCGATAGGAGGTGATTTCGCAGCCTTTGGTGACCTT
Above is a genomic segment from Chloroflexota bacterium containing:
- a CDS encoding helix-turn-helix domain-containing protein; protein product: MPIVIDGKTYYRTAEVCRIAGVSKSTFFRWLRQGSFIDVANFDRRGWRLFTKEDIKRLKSEVGQIKPVKEKQQEKNR
- a CDS encoding adenylate/guanylate cyclase domain-containing protein, with product MGFSFNLLHTLQQRSSDFLFQAANLHQGAETDDKVVIISVDDKSLGQLGHLLSWSRAYHARLVDTLVKAQARVIVFDLLFAESAVGDNELATSLRNATNVILPVISTPTMTIPTATRQIQQSGSFVRPLPIFEQGAIAIGHANVVPDADGVVRKFPIAIHDGSDYEPALALAAVAKYLRRPEVMESPIKDNRLPLAGRFIPVTDDDEMLINYLASPQSDGGIVNFHSVSFVDVLNEEIDLACFQDKIVIIGATASGLGDNFWTPMGIEMNGVTIHAHAIHTILAGNFLRPVSPAITVTLIIILALLCGLAVLHLRVITASLSMLFLCVAYFLIAFFFFDNGIVLNMLYPPLAIAGTFVGLNLYNIIYERSEKRELTETFGRYISPQVVDKILTTMREGELELGGKEYEVTVAFADVRGFTSIAENIPPEELVTILNVYLSAVIEAVLNCGGIINKFGGDSVMAIWNAPVECEGHALLAVKAAVNAQSAISGLKEKEKTIAKMEFGIGINTGTAVAGIMGSEDRLEYSVVGDTVNTAARLASSAPGGKVWIGNGTFAEVEGQILAKPLKPLVVRGKREPIQAYEVLDIDSNKSEE